The DNA window CAATAACGAGTACGGTGCGACCTGGCCCGGCAAGGCAGTACTTCGCCTGCTCATCCGCCACCACGGTATGTTCAATGAGCTGCGGCCAGTTCTGCCCGCTGGCCCCGGTGCATGAGCGTTGCAGCAACTCGGCTTCAAGATTGCAGATCTGACCGTCATCTTTTTCGGCGGCATCACTGATACCCAGCAATGTACCCGGCGGGCACGCCATGCCCGGTGTATTCTCCACCACGGTAGCTAGCCAGCAACCATGTCCAGCCTCCAGCCAGCCAACTACCGCGTCGATCACATCAAGATTGGTCGTTCGCCCCGCGCTGCACACCGGCCCCGAATGCCGGGGTCCCAGGCGCTGTGGGTCGCCTTCGGCTGCCGCAGCCGAGGCCTGTGCAGAACGGAGTTCAGAGCGCGCCATGGAGTTCCCGATTATGCTCACGTGCGTCCTTGCTCTTACGGAGCATGACGTAGACCGCGCCTGTACCGCCGTGCCTGAGCTGAGCTGAATGGAACGCCATAACGTCAGGCAGCTCCGGCAACCATTTGGCGAGGTGGCTCTTGATCAGCGCCACGTTGTCAGGATTGCGTTCACCTTTACCGTGCAGAATAAGCACTGAGCGCACATCGTAACGCAGGCAGTCGCGTATAAAACCGAAAACTTCCTGTCGGGCCTGCTCGACGGTTTTGCGGTGCAGGTCCAGGCGTGCTTCCAAGGGATACTGTCCAAGACGCAGTTTACGATAGACACCGTTCTGCACGCCGTCGCGCTTGAAAGCCAACTCATCATGGGGGCCCAGCAGCTCGACGTGCGCAGAGGTGAGCGGGTTCTGGTCGGTCAGTTTTTCGCTGACAGCAGCACGCTGGCGCATCAGGTGTCCGGGCGTCAGCTCACGACTGGGCTGGACGTCGGCGCGCTCGGGCCTGCGCAGCGGCGCGACCCCTTTCATTTCCTCCAGAAACTTCTGCCGTTCTTCTTTCGTAGTCATAAGGCTACTCGGACTTTAGTCATCTGGCGTAACTATACCATCGGAGTTACAGTCTCGGAACGCAGCCAAAGCCTGGCTTCAGTTTCGGCCGTCAGGCGGCCTGTTCGTATGCAGGTGCTCGTGTCCACTGCGGGGGCTCCTGGTCCGGCGGATCAATCGTACGGGACATTGGTATAGTGCTATGAGCAAGAATGAGGTAAAGGCGCAGGAGCCGGTCAGGCAGAACGTCCATGGGCTTATGTCTTTTTTACAGCGGTTTTCGCCATTTTCCGACATGGACGAGTCGCACCTTGCCAGCTTCGTCACCCACTGCAGCCTGCAGTATTTTGCGGATGGCGATGTAGTCCTTGAGCCCGGTGGAAAGTCCGTGGACCAGTTGTATGTGGTCAAACAGGGGCGTATCCGGGGCGAACGGGATACCAATCAAGACGGTAAAATCGACACGACCTTCGAGATAAGCAAAGGCGAGTGTTTCCCGATGGCCGCGCTGCTCGGAGAGCGCCCAACCCGCACACTGCATCGCGCAGTCGGCGACACTTTTTGCCTGGTGTTACCCCGGGAACACTTTATCAGCGTTTTTGGGTTGAGTGAGGTATTCAGGGACTTCTGCTTGCGGGGAGTAAGCTCTCTGCTGGACCAGGTCACCCGCCAGATGCAATCGCGCTCCATGGAAAGCCTGGGCGCCAGTCACTCCCTCGACACACCCCTTGAGCACTTTGCCACCCGCTCTCCCATTACCTGCACGCCGGAGATGCCGGTCCATCAGGCGGTCGCACGCATGCACGACGAGAATGTGGGCAGCGTCGTGATAACCGATAGCAACAAGCGCCCCATCGGTATATTTACCCTGCGGGATCTACGCCGCCTGGTAGCCGCTCCCGGACAGGACCTGGGCGTGCCTATCGCTCAGGTTATGACCGGCGCACCGCATACCCTGCCGGAAACCGCGAGCGCATTCGATGCCGCTCTGGCCATGGCGGAGCATCACTTCGCCCATGTCTGTCTGATCAACGCGCAGGGCCAGATCAGTGGCGTTGTTTCTGAACGTGATCTTTTCTCCTTGCAACGGGTTCACCTGGTCCATCTTGCCCGCGCTATCGCAAGTGCGACCCGGTTGCAGACACTGGTGGGTCTTCAGGCTGAGATTGCAAATCTCATTCAGGGCATGCTCGCTCGGGGCGCCGCCGCAGGCCAGATACTACGCATCATCACAACACTCAACGATTGCACCGTTCGGCGTGTGATCGAGCTGAACCTGAACAAGGATGACCCTGGCGTTACGTTTACCTGGCTGATCTTTGGCAGCGAAGCCCGGCATGAACAAACCCTGCTGACAGATCAGGATAACGGCATCCTGTTCCAGTGCGCGCCAGGCCAGACAGAAGATCAGGCCCGCGCCGCTTTGCTGCCGTTGGCGAAAAGAATCAACAATGATCTGGCAGCCTGTGGCTTCTCCCTTTGCAAGGGCAATATCATGGCGAGCAACCCGGAACTGTGCCTCTCGGCGCAGGAGTGGCGCCAGTGGTACATGCGACTGA is part of the Hydrocarboniclastica marina genome and encodes:
- the smrA gene encoding DNA endonuclease SmrA, which encodes MTTKEERQKFLEEMKGVAPLRRPERADVQPSRELTPGHLMRQRAAVSEKLTDQNPLTSAHVELLGPHDELAFKRDGVQNGVYRKLRLGQYPLEARLDLHRKTVEQARQEVFGFIRDCLRYDVRSVLILHGKGERNPDNVALIKSHLAKWLPELPDVMAFHSAQLRHGGTGAVYVMLRKSKDAREHNRELHGAL
- a CDS encoding putative nucleotidyltransferase substrate binding domain-containing protein — protein: MSKNEVKAQEPVRQNVHGLMSFLQRFSPFSDMDESHLASFVTHCSLQYFADGDVVLEPGGKSVDQLYVVKQGRIRGERDTNQDGKIDTTFEISKGECFPMAALLGERPTRTLHRAVGDTFCLVLPREHFISVFGLSEVFRDFCLRGVSSLLDQVTRQMQSRSMESLGASHSLDTPLEHFATRSPITCTPEMPVHQAVARMHDENVGSVVITDSNKRPIGIFTLRDLRRLVAAPGQDLGVPIAQVMTGAPHTLPETASAFDAALAMAEHHFAHVCLINAQGQISGVVSERDLFSLQRVHLVHLARAIASATRLQTLVGLQAEIANLIQGMLARGAAAGQILRIITTLNDCTVRRVIELNLNKDDPGVTFTWLIFGSEARHEQTLLTDQDNGILFQCAPGQTEDQARAALLPLAKRINNDLAACGFSLCKGNIMASNPELCLSAQEWRQWYMRLIASSTPENLLRSSIFLDLRAVWGDVNPVESMFTEILSTARKNSLFQKMLATNALHSRVPLHLFRGFVFGRGPDKRRIDLKTQGLTPFVDAARVFALAHGIRATSTLERIESLTEAGVFDARDANAWTEAYGLIQLLRMQNQQRQVHEQKELNNRINIDSLNQLDRRILREALRQAQRLQQTLERAYPG